From Raphanus sativus cultivar WK10039 unplaced genomic scaffold, ASM80110v3 Scaffold2270, whole genome shotgun sequence, the proteins below share one genomic window:
- the LOC108852671 gene encoding transcription factor MYB41-like: MGRSPCCDKNGVKKGPWTSEEDQKLIDYIRFYGPGNWRTLPKNAGLQRCGKSCRLRWTNYLRPDIKRGRFSFEEEETIIQLHSVMGNKWSAIAARLPGRTDNEIKNHWNTHIRKRLVRSGIDPVTHSPRFDLLYISSLLAVLINQPNFSSVATHASSLLHPDVLRLASLLLPPQQPLQNFNPIHEPNLDQNIQTPITSVSSQDSQPQAECTTPSNNEATYFDPVNARVEGHADLLPPLSESFDLESLMSTPQQNSIEAGANSSSFFDFGFPDNFTFEDFMLN, from the exons ATGGGAAGATCACCGTGTTGTGACAAGAATGGAGTGAAGAAGGGACCATGGACGTCTGAGGAGGATCAGAAACTCATCGATTATATTCGATTTTATGGTCCTGGCAATTGGCGTACCCTCCCTAAAAATGCCG GACTCCAACGGTGTGGAAAAAGCTGTCGTCTTCGTTGGACCAATTATCTAAGACCGGACATCAAGAGAGGAAGATTTTCCTTCGAGGAAGAAGAAACTATCATTCAGCTACACAGTGTTATGGGAAACAA GTGGTCCGCAATAGCAGCTCGTTTACCGGGAAGGACCgataatgaaataaaaaaccATTGGAATACTCACATCCGCAAGCGACTTGTAAGGAGTGGCATCGACCCTGTTACTCACTCCCCACGCTTTGATCTTCTTTATATTTCCTCACTTTTAGCCGTACTTATCAATCAACCCAACTTTTCATCAGTTGCAACACATGCATCGTCTCTGCTTCATCCTGATGTATTGAGGCTGGCTTCTCTTCTCTTACCCCCTCAACAACCACTCCAAAACTTTAATCCAATTCACGAACCGAACCTCGACCAGAATATTCAAACTCCAATCACATCGGTATCGTCTCAAGACTCTCAGCCACAAGCCGAATGTACAACTCCATCAAACAACGAAGCTACATATTTCGATCCTGTGAACGCAAGAGTAGAGGGTCATGCAGATCTATTGCCACCTTTGTCAGAGAGTTTTGACTTAGAGTCACTTATGTCAACGCCACAACAAAATAGTATTGAGGCAGGAGCCAACTCCAGCAGTTTCTTCGACTTTGGGTTTCCCGATAATTTTACATTTGAGGACTTTATGTTAAATTAA